In a genomic window of Phragmites australis chromosome 14, lpPhrAust1.1, whole genome shotgun sequence:
- the LOC133891800 gene encoding palmitoyl-acyl carrier protein thioesterase, chloroplastic-like isoform X1: protein MATPASQTATRVASGRRMFGKPERAKCGRLHVRSCDNGGGGTKGRRVTIEAVNGTVKLNGTAAADDRHVPAPPPSSLEDNGDAFRLGKFVEGRLVYRQRFVIRSYEIGPDQTATMETLMNLLQETALNHVMCSGLAGDGFGATRQMSLRKLIWVVTRINIQVDKYSRWGDVVEIDTWVASSGKNGMRRDWIIRDHNTRNMISRATSNWVMMNRETRRLSKIPEEVRQEVLPFYLDRSIITADADHDRKIKKLTDATAEHLRSGLAPRWSDMDVNQHVNNVKYIGWILESVPLEVLEDYHLTSITLDYRRECRQSQLLESLTSMAAAAAAEAPAATLSLCNCSADLQSTHLIRQQDDKAEIVRACAEWRCKEHR from the exons ATGGCGACGCCGGCTTCGCAAACCGCAACGCGCGTCGCCTCCGGCCGGCGCATGTTCGGCAAGCCTGAGAGGGCAAAGTGCGGAAGACTGCATGTGCGGAGCTGTgacaatggcggcggcggtacGAAAGGCCGACGTGTCACGATTGAAGCGGTCAATGGCACTGTCAAGCTGAACGGCACGGCGGCGGCCGATGATCGGCACGTGCCTGCACCGCCACCATCATCCCTGGAGGACAACGGAGATGCCTTTAGGCTCGGTAAGTTTGTGGAAGGGAGGCTTGTGTACAGGCAGCGGTTTGTTATCAGATCCTACGAGATCGGGCCTGACCAGACTGCCACCATGGAGACCCTCATGAATCTGTTGCAG GAGACAGCACTGAACCATGTGATGTGCTCTGGACTTGCTGGAGATGGTTTTGGCGCGACACGGCAGATGAGCCTCAGGAAGCTCATCTGGGTCGTCACAAGAATCAACATCCAGGTTGACAAGTACAGCAGATG GGGCGATGTTGTTGAGATCGACACCTGGGTCGCGTCGTCGGGGAAGAACGGCATGCGCCGAGACTGGATCATTCGGGACCACAACACGAGAAACATGATTTCAAGAGCCACAAG CAACTGGGTGATGATGAACAGAGAGACCCGGAGGCTGTCCAAGATCCCTGAGGAGGTCAGGCAGGAGGTTCTTCCCTTCTACCTGGACAGGAGCATCATCACCGCCGACGCCGACCACGATCGCAAGATCAAAAAGCTCACCGATGCGACAGCAGAGCACTTACGTTCAGGATTAGCT CCCAGATGGAGCGACATGGATGTCAACCAGCACGTGAACAACGTCAAATACATCGGATGGATCCTCGAG AGTGTGCCGCTGGAAGTGCTGGAAGATTACCACCTGACAAGCATCACGCTCGACTACCGACGGGAGTGCCGTCAGTCGCAACTACTCGAGTCGCTCACCAGCATGGCTGCAGCGGCGGCTGCTGAGGCCCCGGCGGCCACGTTGAGCCTGTGCAATTGCAGCGCCGACCTGCAGAGCACGCACCTGATACGGCAGCAGGACGACAAGGCCGAGATCGTCAGGGCGTGTGCGGAATGGCGGTGCAAGGAGCACCGATAG
- the LOC133891800 gene encoding palmitoyl-acyl carrier protein thioesterase, chloroplastic-like isoform X2 yields MATPASQTATRVASGRRMFGKPERAKCGRLHVRSCDNGGGGTKGRRVTIEAVNGTVKLNGTAAADDRHVPAPPPSSLEDNGDAFRLGKFVEGRLVYRQRFVIRSYEIGPDQTATMETLMNLLQETALNHVMCSGLAGDGFGATRQMSLRKLIWVVTRINIQVDKYSRWGDVVEIDTWVASSGKNGMRRDWIIRDHNTRNMISRATSNWVMMNRETRRLSKIPEEVRQEVLPFYLDRSIITADADHDRKIKKLTDATAEHLRSGLAMERHGCQPAREQRQIHRMDPRECAAGSAGRLPPDKHHARLPTGVPSVATTRVAHQHGCSGGC; encoded by the exons ATGGCGACGCCGGCTTCGCAAACCGCAACGCGCGTCGCCTCCGGCCGGCGCATGTTCGGCAAGCCTGAGAGGGCAAAGTGCGGAAGACTGCATGTGCGGAGCTGTgacaatggcggcggcggtacGAAAGGCCGACGTGTCACGATTGAAGCGGTCAATGGCACTGTCAAGCTGAACGGCACGGCGGCGGCCGATGATCGGCACGTGCCTGCACCGCCACCATCATCCCTGGAGGACAACGGAGATGCCTTTAGGCTCGGTAAGTTTGTGGAAGGGAGGCTTGTGTACAGGCAGCGGTTTGTTATCAGATCCTACGAGATCGGGCCTGACCAGACTGCCACCATGGAGACCCTCATGAATCTGTTGCAG GAGACAGCACTGAACCATGTGATGTGCTCTGGACTTGCTGGAGATGGTTTTGGCGCGACACGGCAGATGAGCCTCAGGAAGCTCATCTGGGTCGTCACAAGAATCAACATCCAGGTTGACAAGTACAGCAGATG GGGCGATGTTGTTGAGATCGACACCTGGGTCGCGTCGTCGGGGAAGAACGGCATGCGCCGAGACTGGATCATTCGGGACCACAACACGAGAAACATGATTTCAAGAGCCACAAG CAACTGGGTGATGATGAACAGAGAGACCCGGAGGCTGTCCAAGATCCCTGAGGAGGTCAGGCAGGAGGTTCTTCCCTTCTACCTGGACAGGAGCATCATCACCGCCGACGCCGACCACGATCGCAAGATCAAAAAGCTCACCGATGCGACAGCAGAGCACTTACGTTCAGGATTAGCT ATGGAGCGACATGGATGTCAACCAGCACGTGAACAACGTCAAATACATCGGATGGATCCTCGAG AGTGTGCCGCTGGAAGTGCTGGAAGATTACCACCTGACAAGCATCACGCTCGACTACCGACGGGAGTGCCGTCAGTCGCAACTACTCGAGTCGCTCACCAGCATGGCTGCAGCGGCGGCTGCTGA